A portion of the Pedobacter cryoconitis genome contains these proteins:
- a CDS encoding DUF4296 domain-containing protein, with protein sequence MRNFLCICLLFIGIGGCKPGIPSDIVQPDKMQDVLFDIHMVDGYISTIANADSAKSTSAAYYKGIYKKFGIDSVMYTKSMNYYYDHPEVLNTMYDKITGKLKKVKEKEDKINAKRLKKIAAIEKAKKDSLDKADPKRVIRAAAAKKDSLAKAEILLKKTKADAAKKMKKDSLARVTELKKVKKEEARKLKVRTDEAAAMKKESGASAAKKNK encoded by the coding sequence ATGAGAAATTTTTTGTGCATTTGCCTGCTGTTCATCGGTATAGGAGGATGTAAGCCGGGTATACCCTCAGATATTGTCCAGCCAGATAAAATGCAGGATGTTTTATTTGACATCCACATGGTGGACGGATATATTTCAACTATTGCCAACGCAGATTCAGCGAAAAGCACAAGTGCAGCTTATTATAAGGGTATTTATAAAAAGTTTGGGATTGATTCTGTGATGTATACTAAAAGTATGAATTACTATTATGATCATCCTGAGGTTTTGAATACCATGTATGACAAGATTACAGGAAAATTAAAGAAGGTTAAAGAGAAGGAAGATAAAATCAATGCGAAACGTTTAAAGAAAATTGCAGCTATCGAAAAGGCAAAAAAAGATAGCCTGGATAAAGCTGACCCTAAAAGGGTAATCAGAGCGGCAGCGGCTAAAAAAGATAGTCTTGCCAAGGCAGAAATACTGTTGAAAAAGACTAAAGCAGATGCTGCGAAAAAAATGAAGAAAGATAGCCTTGCCAGAGTAACTGAATTGAAGAAGGTGAAAAAGGAAGAGGCCAGGAAATTAAAAGTGCGCACAGATGAGGCAGCGGCCATGAAAAAGGAAAGTGGTGCCAGTGCGGCTAAAAAGAATAAATAG
- a CDS encoding PQQ-dependent sugar dehydrogenase: MKTIFTSIFILFLLSACEKSKNNDSPETLPDADIKTEVLTQSLRFPWEMIYGPDNFIWFTERAGKISRLNPLNGVITLVHTITEVTSVGEGGLLGMALHPQFSTNPYVYVVYDYGSGNKGKVVRFTFNNGVLSAPLVLLDQIPASSIHNGSRLLITPDLKLLVTTGDASAAAQAQNTNSLSGKILRLNLDGSIPSDNPLPNNPVWSYGHRNPQGLVMANNRLYSSEHGPDNDDEINLIQKGRNYGWPNVEGLCDQAEEKTFCALNNVVEPMMTWTPTIAPSGLTYYNSDYIPQWKNSLLVVALKGSRLLQLKLDESGTKITSAKDFLQNQFGRLRAICQSPDGKVYIGTSNGTNDQIIEISAR, from the coding sequence ATGAAAACAATTTTTACTTCAATCTTTATCTTGTTTTTGCTATCAGCTTGTGAAAAAAGCAAAAACAATGATAGTCCGGAAACTTTACCGGATGCCGATATAAAAACAGAAGTACTCACTCAATCTTTAAGGTTCCCGTGGGAAATGATATATGGACCAGATAATTTTATCTGGTTCACCGAAAGGGCTGGAAAAATCAGCCGGTTAAATCCACTGAATGGTGTGATTACTTTAGTACACACCATTACTGAAGTAACGAGCGTTGGTGAAGGTGGGCTGCTGGGGATGGCATTGCATCCACAGTTCAGTACTAATCCCTACGTATATGTGGTTTATGACTATGGTTCTGGAAATAAAGGAAAAGTGGTCCGGTTTACTTTTAACAATGGCGTTTTGAGTGCTCCATTAGTTTTATTGGATCAGATCCCGGCTTCCTCCATTCATAATGGCTCAAGATTACTGATTACTCCGGATCTTAAATTATTGGTGACCACAGGCGATGCCAGTGCTGCTGCTCAGGCACAAAATACCAATAGCCTGTCCGGAAAAATTTTAAGGTTAAATCTGGATGGTTCTATTCCTTCAGATAATCCTTTACCAAATAATCCGGTATGGTCTTACGGGCACAGAAATCCGCAAGGATTGGTAATGGCAAACAACAGGCTATATTCTTCTGAGCATGGGCCTGATAATGATGATGAAATTAACTTGATTCAGAAAGGCAGAAATTATGGCTGGCCAAACGTGGAAGGATTATGTGATCAAGCAGAAGAAAAAACATTTTGTGCGCTTAATAACGTGGTAGAGCCGATGATGACCTGGACGCCTACCATTGCACCATCGGGTTTAACCTACTATAATTCGGACTATATTCCGCAATGGAAAAACTCTTTATTGGTTGTCGCGCTTAAAGGCTCAAGGCTGTTACAGCTAAAACTGGATGAAAGCGGGACAAAAATTACTTCTGCAAAGGATTTTCTGCAAAATCAGTTCGGCAGATTAAGAGCAATCTGTCAGTCGCCGGATGGCAAAGTTTATATCGGAACCAGCAATG
- a CDS encoding endonuclease MutS2: MIYPDNCLDRLGFSEVRQLILKHCLSPMGQYMVSKMQVMNKFDQINKFLRQTKEFKNILENQEPLQISTFFDIKSLAEKVRVEGSYLMEEELFQIYLSLQTVFSVLRFFEERKDVYPNLEALFEHLPVEKNILRKIEAVLDPKGKIKPNASSKLQEIIGDIAKGEQEVRKRMDVIYKQAVASNWVADGSLTIRDGRMCIPILAENKRKMKGFIHDESASGQTVYMEPEVVFTLNNKIRDLEFDKRREIIRILIALTDDLRPFTPLLLSYHGFLTKLDFVRAKALFAIEVEADMPVLVAEPRIKLINAKHPLLYLSFKEDKKTVVPLNIHMNENLRIVLVSGPNAGGKSVCMKTVGLLQLMLQSGLLIPAHESSEVGIFDNIFADIGDDQSIESDLSTYSAHLTKMRYFVAHATPKSLVMIDEFGTGTDPQFGGPMAEAVLEVLNNKKVRGVMTTHYSNLKLFAGNTPGLENASMLFDNDKMKPLYVLEIGKPGSSYAFEIAQNIGLQKEVLALAREKTGTNQNRIDSLLVDLEREKKQIYDTKIQLSLQQNKVKNLVKENEELQQFLEENRKTLIKEAKLEAQTIIKNANKLVENTIAGIKENQADKVATKQLRQDLQKSLVQHQVKEEKKPEKVVISTTAIEVGDWVQLNNTETMGQVMEINRGNLVLALGDLRSVVKKDRVQKISNKQAKKVVQSNSFSGRMSEAIGNFTAELDLRGMRGENAIQEVEKYLDKSIMLGFPFIKLIHGKGDGILRKLIREYLRKYSQVNRVEDEHADRGGDGITYVYFN, encoded by the coding sequence ATGATATATCCCGATAATTGTTTAGATAGACTTGGCTTCAGTGAAGTCAGACAACTCATCCTAAAGCATTGCCTGAGTCCGATGGGACAATATATGGTCAGCAAAATGCAGGTGATGAATAAATTTGATCAGATTAATAAGTTTTTAAGACAGACTAAAGAATTTAAAAATATCCTGGAAAACCAGGAGCCGTTACAAATCAGTACTTTTTTTGATATTAAATCACTGGCCGAAAAGGTAAGGGTAGAGGGTAGTTACCTGATGGAGGAAGAATTATTCCAGATTTACCTCTCTTTACAGACTGTTTTTTCAGTATTGCGTTTTTTTGAGGAGAGAAAAGATGTTTATCCTAATCTGGAAGCGCTGTTTGAGCATTTGCCAGTGGAAAAAAACATCCTTCGGAAAATAGAAGCTGTGCTTGATCCTAAAGGTAAAATCAAACCTAACGCTTCTTCTAAATTGCAGGAAATCATTGGGGATATTGCTAAAGGCGAACAGGAAGTCCGTAAAAGGATGGATGTAATTTATAAGCAGGCAGTAGCCAGCAACTGGGTAGCAGACGGAAGTTTAACGATCCGTGACGGAAGAATGTGTATCCCTATCCTGGCGGAGAATAAGCGTAAGATGAAAGGTTTCATTCATGATGAATCTGCCAGCGGGCAGACAGTGTATATGGAGCCGGAAGTAGTATTTACGCTGAACAATAAAATAAGAGACCTCGAATTTGATAAGAGACGTGAGATTATCAGGATTTTAATTGCACTGACCGATGATTTAAGGCCGTTTACGCCATTACTGCTTTCTTACCATGGTTTCCTGACTAAACTGGATTTTGTAAGAGCTAAAGCTTTATTTGCTATTGAGGTAGAGGCCGATATGCCTGTGCTGGTGGCTGAACCAAGAATTAAACTGATCAATGCAAAGCATCCTCTGTTATACTTGTCATTTAAAGAAGACAAGAAAACAGTTGTGCCCCTTAATATTCATATGAATGAAAATTTAAGGATCGTATTGGTTTCAGGGCCAAATGCAGGAGGTAAATCTGTTTGCATGAAAACTGTGGGGCTTTTACAGCTGATGTTGCAATCGGGATTGCTGATTCCTGCACATGAATCAAGTGAGGTGGGTATATTTGATAATATCTTCGCCGATATTGGTGATGATCAGAGTATCGAAAGTGATTTAAGTACCTATAGTGCACATTTAACAAAAATGCGTTATTTCGTTGCACATGCTACACCTAAGTCATTGGTGATGATTGATGAGTTTGGTACCGGGACAGATCCTCAGTTTGGCGGGCCAATGGCCGAAGCTGTATTGGAAGTGCTGAATAATAAAAAGGTGAGAGGCGTAATGACCACCCACTATTCAAATCTTAAATTATTTGCTGGTAATACCCCGGGACTGGAAAATGCTTCTATGTTGTTTGATAACGATAAGATGAAGCCTTTGTATGTACTGGAAATAGGTAAGCCTGGAAGTTCTTATGCTTTTGAAATTGCGCAGAATATTGGCTTGCAAAAAGAAGTACTGGCTTTGGCCCGGGAAAAAACAGGAACCAATCAAAATAGAATTGACAGCTTACTGGTCGATCTGGAAAGAGAGAAAAAACAGATTTATGATACTAAAATCCAGTTGTCTCTGCAACAGAATAAAGTAAAGAACCTGGTCAAAGAAAACGAAGAATTACAGCAATTTTTAGAAGAAAACAGAAAAACGCTGATTAAAGAAGCTAAGCTTGAAGCGCAGACGATTATAAAAAATGCAAATAAGCTGGTAGAAAATACAATTGCTGGTATTAAGGAGAATCAGGCTGATAAAGTAGCAACTAAACAGCTAAGACAAGACTTACAGAAGAGTTTGGTTCAGCACCAGGTTAAAGAAGAAAAGAAGCCTGAGAAGGTAGTGATTTCAACGACTGCTATTGAAGTTGGTGATTGGGTACAGCTGAATAATACGGAAACAATGGGACAGGTAATGGAAATTAACCGTGGTAATTTAGTGCTGGCACTAGGTGATCTCCGTTCTGTTGTGAAGAAAGACAGGGTACAGAAAATCAGTAATAAGCAGGCAAAAAAGGTTGTACAAAGCAATTCTTTTTCTGGAAGAATGTCTGAGGCCATCGGTAATTTTACTGCTGAACTGGATCTTCGCGGCATGCGTGGGGAAAATGCGATCCAGGAAGTTGAAAAGTATCTGGATAAGTCAATTATGCTGGGCTTTCCTTTTATTAAGCTGATTCATGGTAAGGGGGATGGCATCCTTCGGAAATTAATCAGGGAATATCTGCGTAAGTATAGCCAGGTCAACAGGGTTGAAGATGAACATGCTGATAGGGGCGGGGATGGTATAACATATGTGTATTTCAATTAA